From the Streptomyces sp. Tu 2975 genome, one window contains:
- a CDS encoding cation:dicarboxylase symporter family transporter: MATTAAGKRDRTHYLYLAVIGAVVLGIIVGFAAPGVAVELKPIGTGFVNLIKMMISPVIFCTIVLGIGSVRKAAKVGAVGGLALGYFLVMSTVALAIGLLVGNLLDPGAGLHLTDAAREAGAKQASGASESTADFLLGIIPTTLVSAFTEGEVLQTLLVALLAGFALQAMGSAGEPVLRGIGHIQRLVFRILAMIMWAAPVGAFGAIAAVVGETGLDALKSLAVIMIGFYVTCAVFVFVVLGLLLRLIAGINLFSLLKYLGREFLLILSTSSSESALPRLIAKMEHMGVSKPVVGITVPTGYSFNLDGTAIYLTMASLFIANATGAPLSASEQISLLVFMIIASKGAAGVTGAGLATLAGGLQSHRPELVDGVGLIVGIDRFMSEARALTNFAGNAVATVLVGTWTKEIDKERAAQVLAGKVPFDEKTLVDDHAPHGDSGHADVPAPRDDEREPVKV; this comes from the coding sequence GTGGCCACTACAGCCGCAGGCAAGCGGGACCGTACCCATTATCTGTATCTGGCAGTCATCGGCGCGGTGGTGCTCGGCATCATCGTCGGTTTCGCCGCCCCGGGGGTGGCCGTCGAGCTCAAGCCCATCGGCACCGGGTTCGTGAACCTCATCAAGATGATGATCTCGCCGGTGATCTTCTGCACGATCGTGCTGGGCATCGGCTCGGTCCGCAAGGCCGCCAAGGTCGGCGCCGTCGGCGGTCTCGCACTCGGCTACTTCCTCGTCATGTCGACCGTCGCCCTCGCCATCGGTCTGCTCGTCGGCAACCTGCTCGACCCGGGCGCCGGCCTGCACCTCACCGACGCCGCCCGTGAGGCCGGCGCCAAGCAGGCCTCCGGCGCGAGCGAGAGCACCGCCGACTTCCTGCTCGGCATCATCCCCACCACGCTGGTCTCCGCCTTCACCGAGGGCGAGGTGCTGCAGACGCTGCTCGTCGCCCTGCTGGCGGGCTTCGCGCTGCAGGCCATGGGCTCGGCCGGGGAGCCCGTGCTGCGCGGCATCGGACACATCCAGCGCCTGGTCTTCCGCATCCTCGCCATGATCATGTGGGCCGCGCCCGTCGGTGCCTTCGGTGCCATCGCCGCGGTCGTCGGCGAGACCGGTCTGGACGCCCTGAAGTCTCTCGCCGTCATCATGATCGGCTTCTACGTCACCTGCGCCGTGTTCGTCTTCGTGGTGCTGGGCCTGCTGCTCCGCCTGATCGCCGGGATCAACCTCTTCTCGCTGCTCAAGTACCTGGGCCGTGAGTTCCTGCTGATCCTCTCCACCTCGTCCTCCGAGTCCGCGCTGCCGCGTCTCATCGCGAAGATGGAGCACATGGGCGTGAGCAAGCCGGTGGTCGGCATCACCGTTCCGACCGGCTACTCCTTCAACCTCGACGGCACCGCGATCTACCTGACGATGGCCTCGCTGTTCATCGCCAACGCGACGGGTGCGCCGCTGAGCGCCTCCGAGCAGATCTCGCTGCTGGTCTTCATGATCATCGCCTCGAAGGGCGCCGCGGGCGTCACCGGAGCGGGTCTCGCCACGCTGGCCGGCGGCCTGCAGTCGCACCGGCCCGAGCTGGTCGACGGTGTGGGCCTGATCGTCGGCATCGACCGCTTCATGAGCGAGGCGCGCGCCCTGACGAACTTCGCCGGCAACGCGGTGGCGACGGTCCTGGTCGGCACGTGGACGAAGGAGATCGACAAGGAGCGGGCCGCCCAGGTGCTGGCCGGCAAGGTCCCGTTCGACGAGAAGACCCTCGTCGACGACCACGCGCCGCACGGCGACAGCGGCCACGCGGACGTCCCGGCCCCCCGGGACGACGAGCGTGAGCCTGTGAAGGTCTGA
- a CDS encoding ATP-binding protein gives MRIPRPRSLAAQLFAMQVVLVAAIVAGCALFAYLTDRSQAEDSARLQSRATAAAAARSPSVSEAVRSKDPSAFLQPYAEGLRKDAGMDFVVIMDPQGRRWTHPEPDRIGRTYLGHIEPALDGRVYSEQYVGTLGLSVRTVAPVYDGGRVVALVSAGITVEEITEQVRDQVTALLAMAGAALVLGGAGTYVVNARLRRHTHGMNAAELGRMHDYHEAALHAVREGLVMLDGGRRIALANDGARELLGLGEDAVGRHVADLGLPRPLTGALLASEPRVDELHLSADRVVVVNSRPVVGGEQRGTVVTLRDHTELQALSGELDSERGFTQALRSQAHEAANRLHTVVSLIELGRADEAIVFATAELELAQALTDRVVDAVGEPVLAALLLGKAAQANERGVELALAEDSRIDDGVIPRSLPSRDLVTILGNLIDNAVDAASETGTGAPAAAPPLTSAPRSPEAPDEAPDADAATAPPVTAAPPASAVVPDPPAPVDSAAVVGPAVALPAARTAGESPARAVRARVTVTARVEDGELLLCVGDTGAGVDPDDAAEVFRRGWSTHGAGRGLGLALVQQAVHRGRGTIVLAQGPDGGAEFTVRLPLHPAEVPA, from the coding sequence ATGCGCATCCCCCGTCCCCGCAGCCTGGCGGCCCAGCTCTTCGCGATGCAGGTCGTGCTGGTCGCCGCGATCGTGGCGGGCTGCGCGCTCTTCGCCTACCTCACCGACCGGTCGCAGGCGGAGGACAGCGCGCGCCTGCAGTCCCGGGCCACCGCGGCAGCGGCCGCGCGCTCCCCCTCGGTCTCGGAGGCCGTACGGTCCAAGGACCCGTCGGCGTTCCTCCAGCCGTACGCGGAGGGCCTGCGCAAGGACGCCGGCATGGACTTCGTCGTGATCATGGACCCCCAGGGGCGGCGCTGGACGCATCCCGAGCCGGACCGGATCGGACGTACGTATCTCGGCCACATCGAGCCGGCGCTGGACGGTCGGGTCTACAGCGAGCAGTACGTCGGGACGCTCGGCCTGTCGGTGCGCACGGTGGCCCCGGTGTACGACGGCGGGCGGGTCGTCGCCCTCGTCAGCGCGGGCATCACCGTCGAGGAGATCACCGAGCAGGTGCGTGACCAGGTCACGGCGCTGCTCGCGATGGCCGGTGCGGCGTTGGTGCTCGGCGGGGCCGGCACGTATGTCGTCAACGCCCGGCTGCGGCGGCACACCCACGGGATGAACGCGGCGGAGCTCGGCCGCATGCACGACTACCACGAGGCCGCGCTGCACGCCGTACGCGAAGGCCTCGTCATGCTCGACGGCGGCCGCCGGATCGCGCTCGCGAACGACGGGGCGCGTGAGCTGCTCGGGCTCGGCGAGGACGCGGTGGGCCGGCATGTCGCGGACCTCGGCCTTCCGCGGCCGCTGACCGGAGCACTGCTGGCCTCCGAGCCGCGGGTGGACGAGCTCCATCTCTCCGCGGACCGGGTCGTCGTCGTCAACAGCCGGCCGGTGGTGGGCGGGGAGCAGCGCGGCACCGTCGTCACCCTGCGCGACCACACCGAGCTCCAGGCCCTCTCCGGTGAACTGGACTCCGAGCGGGGCTTCACCCAGGCCCTGCGGTCCCAGGCCCACGAGGCCGCCAACCGGCTCCACACGGTCGTGTCGCTGATCGAACTCGGCCGGGCGGACGAGGCGATCGTCTTCGCCACGGCCGAGCTGGAACTGGCCCAGGCCCTCACCGACCGCGTCGTCGACGCGGTCGGCGAACCCGTGCTGGCGGCGCTGCTGCTCGGCAAGGCCGCGCAGGCCAACGAGCGCGGCGTGGAGCTGGCCCTCGCGGAGGACAGCCGCATCGACGACGGCGTCATCCCACGCTCGCTCCCGTCCCGCGACCTGGTGACGATCCTGGGCAACCTGATCGACAACGCCGTGGACGCGGCGTCGGAGACGGGCACGGGCGCACCGGCGGCGGCCCCGCCCCTGACTTCCGCACCCCGCTCGCCCGAAGCGCCGGACGAGGCACCGGACGCGGACGCGGCCACCGCCCCGCCCGTGACCGCCGCGCCCCCTGCCTCAGCGGTCGTGCCGGACCCGCCCGCGCCCGTCGACAGCGCGGCCGTAGTGGGCCCGGCGGTGGCGCTGCCCGCCGCCCGCACGGCGGGCGAGTCACCGGCCCGCGCCGTACGCGCGCGGGTCACCGTGACCGCCCGGGTGGAGGACGGTGAACTGCTGCTGTGTGTCGGTGACACCGGCGCCGGTGTCGACCCGGACGACGCCGCCGAGGTGTTCCGGCGCGGCTGGTCCACCCACGGCGCGGGCCGCGGCCTCGGTCTCGCGCTCGTGCAGCAGGCGGTGCACCGCGGCCGTGGCACCATCGTGCTGGCCCAGGGCCCGGACGGCGGCGCGGAGTTCACCGTGCGGCTGCCGCTGCATCCCGCGGAGGTACCCGCGTGA
- a CDS encoding response regulator codes for MTIRVLVVEDDPVAADAHALYVGRVAGFKVAGIAHSRAEAVRALERTDVDLLLLDLYLPDGHGLALVRSLRAAGHSADVIAVTSARDLAIVREGVSLGVVQYVLKPFTFATLRDRLTRYAEFRASAGEASGQDEVDRALATLRTPRVTTSLPKGLSGPTLEAVTRTLRESAEGLTATEAAAAVGISRITARRYLEHLVTAGRADRAPQYGQIGRPELQYRWISTVR; via the coding sequence GTGACCATCAGAGTTCTCGTGGTCGAGGACGACCCCGTCGCCGCCGACGCGCACGCCCTCTACGTAGGACGGGTCGCCGGGTTCAAGGTCGCCGGGATCGCCCATTCCCGGGCCGAGGCCGTACGCGCCCTGGAGCGCACCGACGTGGACCTGCTGCTGCTGGACCTGTATCTGCCCGACGGTCACGGTCTGGCGCTCGTACGGTCGCTGCGCGCGGCCGGCCACTCCGCCGACGTCATCGCCGTCACCTCTGCCCGCGATCTGGCGATCGTCCGCGAGGGTGTGTCGCTCGGTGTCGTGCAGTACGTCCTCAAGCCGTTCACGTTCGCCACGCTCCGCGACCGGCTCACCCGTTACGCGGAGTTCCGCGCCTCCGCCGGCGAGGCGAGCGGCCAGGACGAGGTGGACCGGGCGCTCGCGACCCTGCGCACGCCCCGCGTCACCACGTCCCTCCCCAAGGGCCTCAGTGGTCCCACCCTGGAAGCGGTCACGCGGACCCTGCGCGAGTCGGCGGAAGGGCTCACCGCCACGGAGGCGGCCGCGGCCGTCGGCATCTCGCGGATCACCGCGCGCCGCTATCTGGAGCACCTCGTCACCGCCGGCCGGGCCGACCGCGCCCCCCAGTACGGGCAGATCGGCCGCCCCGAGCTCCAGTACCGCTGGATCAGCACCGTCCGCTGA
- a CDS encoding ABC transporter substrate-binding protein yields MRPTAPLALTIAVTALAATLTACGSGSGDDPDTVEVVYNRSTDNKIRFKDAYLEAAKRQFEKENPGKKVELVPIQAPDNDYATKAQQMMRSPKTAPDLVYEDTFRINSDIKAGYLKPLDDRLAGWDQWDQFVDTAKAAAKAEDGKTYGVPDGTDTRGLWFNKEIFAKAGLPADWQPKNWAEILDAARTVKEKVPGVVPLNVYTGKGPGEAAVMQGFEMLLYGTGEDPLYDSAARKWVTGGQGFKDALDFVGTVYEDKLGPDVSDALDPNVGTRVATEWFPEGKLAISLDGSWMGQNWINKGPKEWPEWSQKLGRAPMPTQHGQAPGKVSMSGGWAWSIPAKAENPDLAFEFVKTLQTRQNATEWCVVGAQIAVRKDVASDPRYLKSMPGIEFFTGLVQYTHYRPALPVYPQVSTAIGEAMEQVTTGDSSAADAAKAYDEQLKTITDGAVVAK; encoded by the coding sequence GTGCGCCCCACCGCCCCACTGGCCCTCACCATCGCTGTCACTGCCCTCGCGGCGACGCTCACCGCCTGCGGCAGCGGGTCCGGCGACGACCCGGACACCGTGGAGGTCGTATACAACCGGTCCACGGACAACAAGATCCGCTTCAAGGACGCCTATCTGGAGGCGGCGAAGCGGCAGTTCGAGAAGGAGAACCCGGGCAAGAAGGTCGAGCTCGTCCCGATCCAGGCTCCGGACAACGACTACGCCACCAAGGCCCAGCAGATGATGCGTTCCCCGAAGACCGCGCCCGACCTGGTCTACGAGGACACTTTCCGCATCAACTCCGACATCAAGGCCGGATACTTGAAACCGCTCGACGACCGGCTCGCCGGCTGGGACCAGTGGGATCAGTTCGTCGACACGGCGAAGGCCGCCGCCAAGGCCGAGGACGGAAAGACGTACGGCGTCCCGGACGGCACGGACACCCGTGGCCTGTGGTTCAACAAGGAGATCTTCGCGAAGGCGGGTCTTCCGGCCGACTGGCAGCCGAAGAACTGGGCGGAGATCCTCGACGCCGCCCGCACCGTCAAGGAGAAGGTCCCCGGCGTCGTCCCGCTCAACGTCTACACCGGCAAGGGCCCCGGCGAGGCGGCCGTCATGCAGGGCTTCGAGATGCTGCTGTACGGCACGGGCGAGGACCCGCTCTACGATTCGGCCGCAAGGAAGTGGGTGACCGGAGGGCAGGGCTTCAAGGACGCCCTCGACTTCGTCGGCACGGTCTACGAGGACAAGCTCGGACCGGACGTCTCCGACGCGCTCGACCCCAATGTGGGCACCCGCGTCGCCACCGAGTGGTTCCCCGAGGGGAAGCTCGCGATCTCGCTCGACGGCTCGTGGATGGGCCAGAACTGGATCAACAAGGGCCCCAAGGAGTGGCCCGAGTGGAGCCAGAAGCTCGGCCGGGCGCCGATGCCCACGCAGCACGGCCAGGCGCCGGGCAAGGTGTCGATGTCGGGCGGCTGGGCATGGTCGATCCCGGCGAAGGCCGAGAACCCCGACCTCGCCTTCGAGTTCGTGAAAACGCTGCAGACCAGGCAGAACGCCACAGAGTGGTGCGTCGTCGGCGCGCAGATCGCCGTGCGCAAGGACGTGGCGTCCGATCCGCGTTATCTGAAATCCATGCCGGGCATCGAGTTCTTCACCGGCCTCGTCCAGTACACGCACTACCGGCCCGCACTGCCCGTGTATCCACAGGTCTCGACGGCGATCGGCGAGGCGATGGAGCAGGTGACCACCGGGGACTCCTCCGCGGCGGACGCGGCGAAGGCGTACGACGAACAACTGAAGACCATCACCGACGGCGCCGTCGTCGCCAAGTGA
- a CDS encoding sugar ABC transporter permease yields MSASRTGWWRWVPLAPATILLLLFLAGPIGYCVWIAFTDTQLTGKAGAAFVGLDNFRRAFADDDFRNAVLLTLVFTFVSAIVGQNTLGLALAGLMRAASRPVRTLTGTLVITAWVLPEIVAAFLLYTFFRREGTLNAILDWLHLPSQNWLFTLPILAVSFANVWRGTAFSMLIYSAALSEIPREVTEAAEVDGASGPRRVLYITLPMIRRSIGTNLMLNTLSTLSVFGLIWAMTRGGPGNRSQTLPVFMYDQAFLKSLIGYGTAVALLLLLVGSLFSVVYLRLMKVDP; encoded by the coding sequence GTGAGCGCCTCCCGAACGGGATGGTGGCGGTGGGTACCGCTCGCCCCCGCCACCATCCTGCTGCTTCTGTTCCTCGCCGGCCCGATCGGCTACTGCGTCTGGATCGCCTTCACCGACACCCAGCTCACGGGCAAGGCAGGGGCCGCGTTCGTCGGGCTGGACAACTTCCGCCGTGCCTTCGCCGACGACGACTTCCGCAACGCGGTCCTGCTGACCCTCGTCTTCACCTTCGTGTCCGCGATCGTCGGCCAGAACACCCTGGGCCTGGCCCTCGCCGGGCTGATGCGTGCCGCGTCCCGCCCCGTGCGGACGCTCACGGGCACGCTGGTGATCACCGCCTGGGTGCTGCCCGAGATCGTGGCGGCGTTCCTCCTCTACACCTTCTTCCGGCGCGAGGGGACGCTGAACGCGATCCTCGACTGGCTGCATCTTCCGTCGCAGAACTGGCTGTTCACCCTGCCCATCCTGGCCGTGTCCTTCGCCAACGTGTGGCGCGGCACCGCGTTCTCGATGCTCATCTACTCCGCTGCGCTGTCCGAGATCCCGCGTGAGGTGACAGAGGCCGCCGAGGTCGACGGGGCGTCCGGTCCGCGGCGCGTCCTGTACATCACCCTGCCGATGATCCGGCGCTCCATCGGCACGAACCTGATGCTGAACACCCTCTCGACCCTGTCCGTCTTCGGCCTGATCTGGGCGATGACCCGCGGCGGGCCGGGCAACCGCAGTCAGACACTGCCGGTGTTCATGTACGACCAGGCGTTCCTCAAGTCGTTGATCGGCTACGGCACGGCGGTGGCGCTGCTGCTGTTGCTGGTGGGTTCGCTGTTCTCGGTCGTCTATCTGCGGCTGATGAAGGTGGATCCGTGA
- a CDS encoding carbohydrate ABC transporter permease, whose product MRRATRVRLAADTALLLTAAAFAVPLLWLVLAAVDAEADLRLRVPSSVTAGNFDAVLTDEITFTPMLNSLLLCGGATVVSVVCAALAAYPLSRHRSRWGRSYLLTILFTTCLPITAIMVPVYGLFVQVDLIDTMYGTALFLATAQLPFAVWLMKNFMDGVPVVLEEAAWTDGASNLQTLTRVVLPLMGPGVAVVTIYTFIMLWGNFFVPFMLLLSPEQLPASVSIFTFFGNYGSVVYGQLAAFSMLYSAPVLVLYILISRKLGGGFALGGAVKG is encoded by the coding sequence ATGCGCCGCGCGACCCGGGTGCGCCTCGCCGCCGATACCGCGCTGCTGCTGACCGCGGCGGCGTTCGCGGTGCCGCTGCTGTGGCTGGTCCTCGCCGCCGTGGACGCGGAGGCGGATCTGCGGCTGCGGGTTCCCTCGTCGGTCACGGCCGGCAACTTCGACGCGGTACTCACCGACGAGATCACGTTCACGCCGATGCTCAACAGTCTGCTGCTGTGCGGTGGCGCGACGGTGGTCTCCGTGGTGTGCGCGGCGCTGGCCGCCTATCCGCTTTCCCGGCACCGGTCGCGCTGGGGCCGCTCGTACCTGCTGACCATCCTGTTCACGACCTGTCTGCCGATCACGGCGATCATGGTCCCGGTGTACGGCCTGTTCGTGCAGGTGGATCTGATCGACACGATGTACGGCACGGCGCTGTTCCTGGCCACCGCGCAACTTCCCTTCGCCGTCTGGCTGATGAAGAACTTCATGGACGGCGTCCCGGTGGTGCTGGAGGAGGCCGCGTGGACGGACGGGGCGTCGAACCTGCAGACCCTGACGCGGGTGGTGCTGCCCTTGATGGGTCCCGGCGTGGCGGTGGTGACGATCTACACCTTCATCATGCTCTGGGGGAACTTCTTCGTCCCCTTCATGCTGCTGCTGAGCCCCGAGCAACTGCCCGCGTCCGTCTCGATCTTCACGTTCTTCGGCAACTACGGCTCGGTCGTCTACGGGCAGCTCGCGGCGTTCTCGATGCTGTACTCGGCGCCGGTGCTGGTGCTGTACATCCTGATCTCCCGCAAGCTGGGCGGCGGCTTCGCCTTGGGCGGTGCGGTCAAGGGGTGA
- a CDS encoding helix-turn-helix transcriptional regulator, whose protein sequence is MAPGHVAYGLRAQYGLPVTPETVTAWERGLAVPGTRELTALAGVLWCSAGELLSTATSLREHRIARGLAPDELARRLGMDASAYLRMEESGRWRGNERQTTALAGALGLAPRELLAATGRDKELAELLRDAVTSRWQAYVRPVGKMLPLERGHLQDVLQQLHADYQSRMVATLSWGAAVDDTGEPGREFLDRIVDHFWELARGPGH, encoded by the coding sequence ATGGCCCCGGGTCATGTGGCGTACGGGCTGCGGGCCCAGTACGGGCTGCCGGTCACCCCCGAGACCGTGACGGCTTGGGAGCGGGGGCTCGCCGTGCCCGGCACCCGGGAGCTGACCGCGCTGGCCGGCGTGCTGTGGTGCTCCGCCGGCGAGCTCCTCTCCACCGCGACGAGCCTGCGCGAACACCGGATCGCCCGCGGTCTCGCGCCCGACGAGCTGGCCCGGCGGCTCGGCATGGACGCCTCCGCCTATCTGCGGATGGAGGAGTCGGGCAGATGGCGGGGCAACGAACGGCAGACCACGGCCCTCGCCGGGGCGCTCGGCCTGGCGCCGCGCGAACTGCTCGCCGCGACCGGCCGCGACAAGGAGCTGGCCGAGCTGTTGCGGGACGCGGTGACCTCGCGGTGGCAGGCGTACGTGCGCCCGGTGGGCAAGATGCTGCCGCTGGAACGCGGCCACCTCCAGGACGTCCTCCAGCAGCTGCACGCCGACTACCAGTCCCGGATGGTGGCCACCCTGAGCTGGGGCGCGGCCGTTGACGACACGGGCGAGCCGGGCCGAGAGTTCCTCGACCGGATCGTGGACCACTTCTGGGAGCTGGCCCGCGGCCCTGGGCATTAG
- a CDS encoding ATP-dependent 6-phosphofructokinase — protein sequence MRIGVLTAGGDCPGLNAVIRSVVHRAMTGHGDEVIGFEDGFKGLLDGHYRPLDLNAVSGILARGGTILGSARLERGRLREAAENAAELAKQYGIDALIPIGGEGTLTASRMLSEAGMPVVGVPKTIDNDISSTDRTFGFDTAVMVATEAIDRLKTTAESHQRVMVVEVMGRHAGWIALESGMAGGAHGICLPERPFEVDDLVKMVEERFARGKKFAVICVAEGAHPAEGSMEYAKGEIDQFGHERFQGIGNRLAAELERRLGKEAKPVILGHVQRGGTPTAYDRVLATRFGWHAVEAAHRGEFGMMTALRGTDVKMVPLAHAVTRLKTVPENRMFEAESVF from the coding sequence ATGCGCATCGGAGTGCTCACCGCAGGCGGAGACTGCCCGGGTCTGAACGCAGTGATCCGGTCGGTCGTGCACCGTGCCATGACGGGTCACGGCGACGAAGTCATCGGTTTCGAGGACGGATTCAAGGGTCTCCTCGACGGCCACTACCGTCCCCTCGACCTCAACGCCGTCAGTGGCATCCTCGCGCGCGGCGGCACGATCCTCGGCTCGGCCCGCCTCGAGCGCGGCCGGCTGCGCGAAGCGGCGGAGAACGCGGCGGAGTTGGCGAAGCAGTACGGCATCGACGCGCTCATCCCGATCGGCGGCGAGGGGACGCTCACCGCCTCCAGGATGCTGTCCGAGGCGGGGATGCCCGTCGTCGGCGTCCCGAAGACCATCGACAACGACATCTCCTCCACCGACCGCACCTTCGGCTTCGACACCGCCGTCATGGTCGCCACGGAGGCCATCGACCGACTGAAGACCACCGCCGAGTCGCACCAGCGGGTCATGGTCGTCGAGGTCATGGGCCGGCACGCCGGGTGGATCGCCCTCGAGTCGGGCATGGCCGGCGGCGCGCACGGCATCTGCCTGCCCGAGCGGCCCTTCGAGGTGGACGACCTCGTCAAGATGGTCGAGGAGCGCTTCGCCCGCGGCAAGAAGTTCGCGGTGATCTGCGTCGCGGAGGGCGCGCACCCCGCCGAGGGCTCCATGGAGTACGCGAAGGGCGAGATCGACCAGTTCGGCCACGAGCGTTTCCAAGGCATCGGCAACCGGCTCGCCGCCGAGCTGGAGCGCCGGCTCGGCAAGGAGGCCAAGCCGGTCATTCTCGGCCACGTTCAGCGAGGCGGCACGCCCACGGCGTACGACAGGGTGCTCGCGACCCGCTTCGGATGGCACGCGGTGGAGGCCGCGCACCGGGGCGAGTTCGGCATGATGACCGCTTTGCGTGGCACGGACGTGAAGATGGTGCCGCTGGCGCACGCGGTCACCCGGCTCAAGACCGTCCCCGAGAACCGGATGTTCGAGGCCGAGTCCGTCTTCTGA
- the pta gene encoding phosphate acetyltransferase: protein MARSVYVTGIDRGDGRQVVELGVMELLTRQVDRVGVFRPLVHDGPDRLFELLRARYRLSQDPASVYGMDYDEAAALQAEQGTDELVSRLVERFLAVAREYEVVLVLGTDYAGTQLPDELALNARLANEFGASLIAVVGGKGQTPESVRAETRNAFRAYEGLGCNVLAMVANRVAPDERAGIAERLAARLPVPCYVLPDEPALAAPTVAQITHALGGTVLLGDDSGLARDALDFVFGGAMLPSFLPALTPGCLVVTPGDRADLVVGALAAHSAGTPPIAGLLLTLNERPSEEILTLAARLAPGTPVVSVRGNSFPTAAELFAMEGKLNASTPRKAETAIGLFERHVDTGDLLARLAVARSGRVTPMMFEHELLEQARAHRRRVVLPEGTEERVLRAADVLLRRDVCDLTLLGDTEVIRKKAADLGIDLSAAQLIDPHTSELRQPFAERYAQLRAHKGVTVELAYDVVADVNYFGTLMVDKGLADGMVSGSVHSTAATIRPAFEIIKTKGDGRAKPKASIVSSVFFMCLADEVLVYGDCAINPDPDAEQLADIAVQSAATAARFGVEPRIAMLSYSTGTSGSGADVDKVREATKLVRASRPDLHVEGPIQYDAAVEPSVAATKLPDSEVAGRATVLIFPDLNTGNNTYKAVQRSAGAVAVGPVLQGLRKPVNDLSRGALVSDIVNTVAITAIQSQAQELPA from the coding sequence GTGGCGCGCAGCGTTTACGTGACCGGGATCGACCGCGGAGACGGCCGACAGGTGGTCGAGCTGGGGGTCATGGAGCTCCTCACCCGCCAGGTGGACCGGGTGGGCGTCTTCCGCCCCCTCGTGCACGACGGCCCCGACCGGCTCTTCGAGCTGCTGCGGGCGCGCTACCGGCTCTCCCAGGACCCCGCCTCGGTCTACGGCATGGACTACGACGAGGCGGCCGCGCTCCAGGCGGAACAAGGTACGGACGAGCTGGTCTCGCGTCTGGTCGAGCGCTTCCTGGCGGTGGCCAGGGAGTACGAGGTGGTCCTCGTCCTCGGCACCGACTACGCGGGCACCCAGCTTCCCGACGAGCTGGCGCTCAACGCCCGGCTCGCCAACGAGTTCGGCGCCTCCCTGATCGCGGTGGTGGGTGGCAAGGGCCAGACCCCGGAGTCCGTACGGGCGGAGACACGCAACGCCTTCCGCGCCTACGAGGGCCTCGGCTGCAACGTCCTCGCCATGGTCGCCAACCGGGTCGCCCCCGACGAGCGGGCGGGCATAGCCGAGCGGCTCGCGGCCCGCCTCCCCGTGCCCTGCTACGTGCTCCCCGACGAGCCCGCGCTCGCCGCCCCCACGGTCGCCCAGATCACGCACGCGCTGGGCGGCACGGTCCTCCTCGGCGACGACTCGGGGCTCGCCCGCGACGCCCTCGACTTCGTCTTCGGCGGTGCGATGCTGCCGAGCTTCCTGCCCGCCCTGACCCCGGGTTGCCTGGTCGTCACCCCCGGCGACCGTGCCGACCTGGTGGTGGGCGCCCTCGCCGCCCACTCCGCGGGCACGCCGCCCATCGCGGGGTTGCTGCTGACGCTGAACGAGCGCCCCAGCGAGGAGATCCTGACCCTCGCGGCCCGCCTCGCGCCCGGCACCCCGGTCGTCTCCGTGAGGGGGAACAGCTTCCCGACCGCGGCGGAACTGTTCGCGATGGAGGGCAAGTTGAACGCCTCCACGCCGCGCAAGGCGGAGACCGCGATCGGTCTCTTCGAGCGTCATGTGGACACCGGCGACCTGCTGGCCAGGCTCGCGGTGGCCCGCAGCGGCCGGGTCACCCCGATGATGTTCGAACACGAACTCCTGGAGCAGGCCCGTGCCCACCGCCGCCGGGTGGTGCTGCCGGAGGGCACGGAGGAGCGGGTACTGCGCGCGGCCGACGTCCTTCTCCGCCGGGACGTGTGCGACCTGACCCTCCTCGGCGACACCGAGGTCATCCGCAAGAAGGCCGCCGACCTCGGCATCGACCTCTCGGCCGCCCAGCTGATCGACCCGCACACCTCCGAACTGCGTCAGCCCTTCGCCGAGCGGTACGCACAGCTGCGCGCCCACAAGGGCGTGACGGTCGAGCTGGCGTACGACGTGGTGGCGGACGTGAACTACTTCGGCACGCTCATGGTGGACAAGGGCCTGGCCGACGGCATGGTGTCGGGTTCCGTGCACTCCACGGCGGCCACCATCCGCCCGGCCTTCGAGATCATCAAAACAAAGGGCGACGGGAGGGCGAAGCCGAAGGCGTCGATCGTCTCGTCGGTGTTCTTCATGTGCCTGGCCGACGAGGTCCTCGTCTACGGCGACTGTGCGATCAACCCGGATCCGGACGCGGAGCAGCTCGCCGACATCGCGGTGCAGTCCGCCGCGACGGCCGCCCGCTTCGGCGTGGAGCCGCGGATCGCGATGCTGTCGTACTCCACCGGGACCTCGGGCTCCGGAGCCGACGTGGACAAGGTCCGCGAGGCGACGAAGCTGGTGCGCGCGTCGCGTCCGGACCTGCACGTCGAGGGCCCCATCCAGTACGACGCCGCCGTCGAGCCCTCCGTCGCCGCCACCAAGCTGCCTGACTCCGAGGTCGCCGGCCGGGCGACGGTCCTGATCTTCCCGGACCTGAACACCGGCAACAACACCTACAAGGCCGTGCAGCGCTCGGCGGGCGCCGTCGCGGTCGGACCGGTGCTCCAGGGCCTGCGCAAGCCGGTCAACGACCTGTCGCGCGGCGCTCTGGTCAGCGACATCGTCAACACGGTCGCGATCACCGCCATCCAGTCCCAGGCCCAGGAGCTCCCCGCATGA